Proteins found in one bacterium genomic segment:
- the miaA gene encoding tRNA (adenosine(37)-N6)-dimethylallyltransferase MiaA produces the protein MVSGEGKNLIVVLGPTASGKTRLGARIAWHVQGEIISADSRQIYRGLDIGAGKDLEEYRLSGKTIPCHLINHVGLETEFSVFHFQQAFHSVFSDCRQRGVMPVLTGGTGLYLESVLRGYALAEVGENPELREMLGKLSIHELTARLKKINKHLHNTTDFTTRARLIRAIEISESNREMTSQAGPAIRALVIGVQWERTLLRERIYKRLQVRMEAGMLEEVAELQQNGISWERLRGLGLEYRYCSDYLRGTISSREMLQEQLGRAICKFAKRQETWFRRMEKKGSAIHWIRQGNWNEVCQLLKDNQLMVA, from the coding sequence ATGGTTTCGGGTGAAGGAAAAAATTTAATTGTTGTTTTAGGACCCACGGCTTCCGGCAAGACGCGTTTGGGTGCGCGGATTGCATGGCACGTTCAGGGTGAAATTATTTCTGCAGATTCGCGTCAGATTTATCGAGGGTTGGATATTGGCGCGGGTAAGGATTTGGAGGAATACCGGCTGTCCGGCAAGACAATTCCCTGTCATTTAATTAATCATGTGGGGCTGGAAACGGAATTTAGTGTTTTTCATTTCCAACAAGCCTTCCATTCGGTTTTTTCTGATTGTCGCCAAAGAGGGGTCATGCCGGTGTTGACCGGCGGGACAGGGTTGTATCTGGAATCCGTGCTTCGCGGGTATGCCTTGGCGGAAGTCGGGGAAAACCCCGAGCTGCGGGAGATGTTGGGAAAATTATCGATACATGAATTGACAGCGCGTTTAAAAAAAATTAACAAACACCTGCACAATACCACCGATTTTACCACGCGCGCACGCTTGATTCGTGCGATTGAAATTTCGGAATCCAACCGGGAGATGACATCGCAGGCAGGCCCGGCCATACGGGCCTTGGTCATCGGAGTGCAGTGGGAGCGTACCTTACTTCGGGAACGGATTTATAAGCGTTTACAGGTACGCATGGAAGCAGGCATGCTGGAAGAGGTGGCGGAGCTTCAGCAAAATGGGATTTCATGGGAACGGCTGCGCGGTTTGGGTCTGGAATACCGGTATTGTTCCGATTATTTGCGGGGAACTATTTCTTCCCGTGAGATGTTGCAGGAACAATTAGGCCGGGCAATCTGTAAATTTGCCAAGCGTCAGGAAACCTGGTTCCGACGCATGGAAAAAAAGGGGAGCGCGATTCATTGGATCCGTCAGGGTAATTGGAATGAGGTTTGTCAGCTTTTAAAGGATAATCAGCTGATGGTTGCGTAA
- a CDS encoding EAL domain-containing protein has translation MAYLPKNNATKLKTASKLKAVDKRMPLKKSKQNQPDFINFFKTFLKNTHPDSYAGLLTEILTLSRMAIIITDKKGTIKFVNDQFSQSCHAKTQTFLGKSITLLDRRLKSGTFFKQLLKQFQQGFETPQSLSFSSGLCRTFGNHATITPLAGSRGKPRYFSITFKDNSGQKRSEKLISYMTNYDALTDLPNRSLFNQRLTLAVTAACKNRHQLAVILLGLDRFKVINNTLGHSVGDQLIQDVGKRLLKNLDPKDTLARMGGDEFLLLFPEVLSYQETSRKAHRILALFSKSFQFENQEIFIKASMGISLFPEDGTGHQLLLKNADAALNEAKRSGRNLFKFYTAKLDATATGELTLETALRRALEHEELILHYQPQVSFATGKIIGMEALVRWKHPQRGLIPPDKFIPLAEKTGLIVPMGKWILKTACNQVTQWHAQGFSSLRIAVNLSARQFQEPELVEAVLEICKQTKLDPKFLELEITESIFMNDLNITNMILQWLSKKGITIAIDDFGTGYSSLTYLKQLPIHTLKIDRSFVKDCLTNADDAALVTTITSIAKNLHMKITAEGVEEEPQLTFLRDLGCHDFQGYFFSKPLPAQEFTTLLLEGRSLYGSLF, from the coding sequence ATGGCATACCTTCCAAAAAACAATGCAACAAAGTTAAAAACAGCTTCAAAATTAAAAGCCGTTGACAAACGTATGCCCCTAAAAAAAAGCAAACAAAATCAACCGGATTTCATAAATTTTTTTAAAACATTTTTAAAAAACACCCATCCGGATTCCTATGCCGGTCTTTTAACCGAAATTCTCACCTTGAGCCGGATGGCAATTATCATTACGGATAAAAAAGGCACCATCAAATTTGTCAATGATCAATTTTCCCAAAGCTGCCACGCGAAAACACAAACATTTTTAGGAAAAAGCATCACCCTACTGGACCGCCGGCTCAAATCCGGTACTTTTTTCAAACAACTCCTTAAACAATTCCAACAGGGATTTGAAACCCCTCAATCACTGTCTTTTTCCTCTGGTCTCTGTCGTACCTTTGGCAATCATGCAACAATCACACCCCTGGCAGGCAGCCGGGGAAAACCGCGTTACTTCAGTATTACCTTCAAAGATAACTCCGGACAAAAACGTTCAGAAAAATTAATCTCTTATATGACTAATTACGATGCGCTCACCGACCTGCCTAATCGCAGCCTTTTCAACCAGCGCCTTACACTGGCTGTGACAGCTGCCTGTAAAAACAGGCATCAGCTTGCAGTCATTTTATTGGGACTTGATCGTTTTAAAGTTATCAACAATACACTGGGACATTCGGTTGGCGATCAACTCATCCAGGACGTGGGAAAACGCTTGTTGAAAAACCTCGATCCCAAAGACACGCTTGCTCGAATGGGGGGTGATGAATTTTTACTGTTATTCCCGGAGGTCCTTTCCTATCAGGAAACGTCCCGCAAAGCTCATCGAATTCTTGCATTATTCAGTAAATCATTCCAATTTGAAAATCAGGAAATATTTATCAAAGCCAGTATGGGAATCAGCCTTTTCCCGGAAGACGGCACCGGCCATCAACTGCTTCTGAAAAATGCCGATGCCGCCCTCAATGAAGCCAAACGGTCAGGCCGCAATCTTTTTAAATTTTATACTGCCAAGCTTGATGCGACCGCGACAGGAGAGCTCACCCTCGAAACTGCACTGCGCCGGGCCCTGGAACATGAAGAACTTATTTTACATTATCAGCCGCAGGTCAGTTTCGCCACCGGAAAGATTATCGGCATGGAAGCATTGGTCCGATGGAAACACCCGCAACGCGGCTTGATCCCCCCAGACAAATTCATCCCTCTGGCTGAGAAAACCGGACTGATTGTCCCCATGGGGAAATGGATTCTAAAAACCGCTTGCAATCAAGTCACCCAATGGCACGCACAGGGTTTTTCCTCGCTGCGCATCGCGGTCAATCTTTCGGCCCGGCAATTCCAGGAACCTGAATTGGTCGAAGCGGTGCTTGAAATCTGCAAGCAAACCAAACTTGACCCGAAGTTTCTCGAACTGGAAATCACAGAAAGTATCTTTATGAATGATCTTAACATCACCAATATGATTTTACAGTGGCTCAGTAAAAAAGGGATCACCATTGCGATTGATGATTTCGGCACCGGCTATTCATCATTGACCTATTTAAAACAACTTCCCATCCATACATTGAAAATCGATCGGTCTTTTGTCAAAGACTGCCTGACCAATGCCGATGACGCCGCGCTCGTCACCACCATTACCTCCATTGCCAAAAACCTTCATATGAAAATCACCGCCGAAGGTGTCGAGGAAGAACCCCAGCTTACTTTCCTGCGTGATTTGGGATGCCATGATTTCCAGGGCTACTTTTTTTCCAAACCCCTGCCCGCGCAGGAATTCACCACCCTGTTGCTGGAAGGACGCTCCTTGTATGGCTCTCTTTTTTAG
- a CDS encoding rRNA pseudouridine synthase encodes MTSSEKTERISKLMAARGLCSRREADAFIQKGWVFVDNVKITVLGTKISPCQTITLSPAAQAHSQQLMTILLNKPIEFVSGQPEKGYKHALSLITPDRCHHPLTNINTSSFPIKNLAPAGRLDIDSQGLLVYTQDGRIARQLIGADSPIEKEYLVRVTGIITPGILNRLRHGLSLDGKKLKPAVITQRHANLLQFILHEGRKRQIRRMCEKIDLQVTGLKRVRIGRIVLGGLPVGKWRQLAPHERF; translated from the coding sequence ATGACCTCCTCCGAAAAAACCGAAAGAATCTCCAAACTAATGGCTGCGCGTGGTTTGTGTTCACGCCGCGAAGCGGATGCCTTTATTCAAAAGGGCTGGGTCTTTGTCGACAATGTTAAAATCACTGTATTGGGAACCAAAATCTCACCCTGCCAAACCATAACGCTTTCCCCGGCAGCCCAAGCACACAGCCAACAGCTGATGACGATCCTCTTGAATAAACCGATTGAATTTGTCTCCGGCCAACCTGAAAAAGGTTACAAACATGCGCTCTCCCTGATCACGCCGGACCGCTGTCATCATCCGCTAACAAATATCAATACCAGCTCCTTCCCCATCAAAAACCTCGCACCGGCCGGCCGGCTGGACATCGACTCCCAAGGACTGCTGGTTTATACCCAAGACGGCAGAATCGCCCGGCAATTGATCGGTGCCGACTCACCCATTGAAAAAGAGTACCTGGTCCGTGTCACCGGCATCATCACACCCGGAATCTTAAACCGCCTGCGTCACGGACTTTCCCTGGATGGCAAAAAACTTAAACCGGCGGTCATTACCCAGCGCCATGCGAATCTGCTGCAATTTATTCTTCATGAAGGACGAAAACGCCAAATACGGCGGATGTGTGAAAAAATTGATCTACAAGTTACCGGACTCAAACGTGTCAGAATTGGCAGGATTGTGTTAGGCGGGTTGCCTGTGGGCAAATGGCGGCAATTGGCCCCGCACGAACGTTTTTGA
- a CDS encoding CrcB family protein has translation MIMKLLLVALAGGLGTLSRYGLSGIVQRSSSGSFPWGTLVVNITGCLMFGVVWAIVENRFQISSDIRTIVLVGFMGAFTTFSTFVFETQALLQDSEWLLAATNMLAQNISGVLFLIAGLMIGKLV, from the coding sequence ATGATAATGAAACTTCTCTTGGTGGCATTGGCCGGTGGATTGGGAACACTTAGCCGATATGGGTTGTCGGGAATCGTACAGCGGAGCAGCAGCGGTAGTTTTCCCTGGGGAACTTTGGTGGTGAATATCACCGGATGTTTGATGTTTGGCGTGGTCTGGGCGATTGTGGAGAATCGGTTTCAGATATCCAGCGATATCCGGACCATCGTGTTGGTCGGTTTTATGGGGGCGTTTACAACTTTTTCAACATTTGTGTTTGAGACCCAGGCTTTACTTCAGGACTCAGAGTGGCTGCTGGCGGCAACCAATATGCTGGCCCAAAATATTTCCGGGGTTTTATTTCTTATAGCCGGCCTCATGATCGGGAAACTTGTTTGA